The following are from one region of the Oenanthe melanoleuca isolate GR-GAL-2019-014 chromosome 23, OMel1.0, whole genome shotgun sequence genome:
- the CEP85 gene encoding centrosomal protein of 85 kDa isoform X1, which translates to MAAPEKDPELRLLQKNPLDPNTCQKSRFLETEWKTAMLAVKSQGHLSRCPSVAESGDGGIGTSCSDSTEDFCNSSSSSSFHPIKTQVTIPTAHVMPSTLGASPSKLCPAGEQGSAKPAVPACAPEHPGLTRNGDFSTGKSQVPPRDLLHLCRAPGQNSCEHSWPPAADHRTEDAWKFDTPAIEQTLNQSLFLDSLCTDPLHRCQKFTPSSEAGKEHYKVLPESKQGVNGASEPRDGTWPRGSRLMPAGLQANNFYSKPVVAPPAQVWMQEGCTLHPHQGVCELSAWKQQLDKVRLQVEQMQLQNGGTCPHSSMYSPSLPAPDPAQWINILNSNENLLKEKELLIDRQRQYISQLEQKVRESELQVHSALLGCPASYGDVCMLRMQELQQENTFLRAQFTEKTESLSNEKVELERKLAAAEVDVKLLRESLKETVQKHAEELKKQEERVKGRDKHINNLKKKCQKESEQNKERQQRIETLERYLADLPTLEDHQKQSQKLKESELKATALQETVLALETELGDVQAAFREQELQLETQKHKEMELQSTVHSLQDKLQQYAKNAKRGPPAQDEERQNMEHDSLKKEFDCLKKIVDKRQKKMEQLSLLIKNLEERVAQEEGTSQALKEEGMRRETALRAAVKELSLQNQDLIEKNLTLQEQLQQAQLTAQPLPADTAHLAQELHGELAICLQDLQSVYSIVTQRAQGKDPNLSLLLGIHSVQYPVKEKDDLLSPDGLAKKLVEVKQLHKEVEELRTAISDRYAQDMGENCITQ; encoded by the exons ATGGCTGCTCCTGAGAAAGAtccagagctgaggctgctgcagaagaaTCCACTGG ACCCTAACACCTGTCAGAAGAGCAGGTTTTTGGAGACTGAGTGGAAGACAGCGATGCTGGCTGTGAAGTCTCAGGGCCACCTGAGCCGCTGCCCCAGCGTGGCCGAGAGCGGGGATGGGGGCATTGGCACCTCCTGCTCAGACAGCACCGAAG ACTTCTGCAATTCCAGTAGCAGTTCCTCATTCCATCCCATCAAAACCCAGGTGACCATTCCAACAGCCCACGTTATGCCTTCCACGCTGGGAGCCTCTCCCTCcaagctgtgccctgcaggggagcagggctctgcaaaGCCTGCCgtgccagcctgtgcccctgAGCACCCAGGGCTCACCAGGAACGGGGATTTCAGCACTGGGAAATCCCAGGTGCCTCCCAGGGACCTCCTGCacctctgcagggctccagggcagAACTCCTGTGAGCACTCCTGGCCTCCTGCTGCTGATCACAGGACAGAAGACGCCTGGAAGTTTGACACCCCTGCCATCGAGCAGACCCTGAACCAGTCTCTGTTTCTGGACAGTCTGTGCACCGACCCTCTGCACAGGTGCCAGAAGTTCACCCCAAGCTctgaggcagggaaggagcattACAAGGTGCTGCCAGAGAGCAAACAGGGGGTCAATGGAGCCAGCGAGCCCCGGGACGGGACGTGGCCCAGGGGGAGCAGGCTGATGCCAGCAGGACTCCAGGCCAACAATTTCTATTCCAAACCTGTAGTAGCTCCCCCAGCCCAAGTGTGGATGCAGGAAGGCTGCACACTGCACCCCCACCAGGGAGTCTGTGAGCTCAGTGCctggaaacagcagctggacaaagtgaggctgcaggtggagcAGATGCAG TTACAAAATGGAGGCACCTGCCCCCATTCCTCCATGtactccccatccctgcctgcacctgACCCAGCTCAGTGGATCAATATCCTGAACTCCAATGAAAACCTGCTCAAGGAGAAAGAGCTCCTCATTGACAG ACAAAGGCAGtacatttcccagctggagcagaaggTCCGGGAGAGTGAGCTGCAGGTTCAcagtgccctgctgggctgcccagcCTCCTATGGAGACGTCTGCATGCTGAGGATGCAG gagctgcagcaggagaacaCGTTCCTGCGAGCACAGTTCACAGAGAAGACTGAGTCCCTCAGTAATGAGAAGgtggagctggagaggaagttggctgctgcagaggtggaTGTGAAGCTGCTCCGGGAGTCTCTGAAGGAAACAGTGCAGAAACATGCAGAGGAGCtaaagaaacaggaagaaagg GTAAAGGGAAGAGACAAACACATTAATAACCTTAAAAAGAAATGCCAGAAGGAAtctgaacaaaacaaagagagaCAGCAGAGAATTGAGACCCTGGAACGATACCTGGCTGATCTTCCAACCCTTGAGGACCACCAGAAACAGAGTCAGAAG CTGAAGGAATCTGAGCTGAAGGCTACTGCCCTGCAGGAAACAGTGCTGGCACTGGAAACAGAGCTTGGAGATGTCCAGGCTGCTTTCAGAGAGCAAGAGCTACAGCTTGAAACCCAAAAACACAAGGAGATGGAGCTTCAGTCCACTGTGCACAG CTTGCAGGACAAGTTACAGCAGTATGCAAAGAATGCAAAGAGAGGACCCCCTGCCCAGGATGAGGAGAGGCAGAACATGGAACATGACTCTCTGAAGAAGGAGTTTGACTGTCTCAAGAAG ATTGTGGACAAAAGGCAGAAGAAGATGGAGCAGTTATCCTTGCTAATCAAG AACCTGGAGGAACGGGTGGCCCAGGAGGAGGGGACAAGCCAAGCTCTGAAAGAGGAGGGGATGAGAAGGGAAACTGCTCTCCGGGCTGCTGTGAAAGAG ctgtccctgcagaacCAGGACCTGATTGAGAAGAACCTgacactgcaggagcagctgcagcaggccCAGCtgacagcccagcccctgcctgctgaCACAGCCCAcctggcccaggagctgcacgGGGAGCTGGCCATCTGCCTGCAGGATTTACAGTCTGTCTACAGCATTGTCACCCAGAGGGCTCAGGGCAAGGACCCCaacctctctctgctcctgggcaTTCACT CTGTGCAGTACCCTGTGAAGGAGAAGGATGACCTACTGAGCCCTGATGGACTGGCCAAGAAACTGGTGGAGGTAAAACAGCTTCACAAAGAGGTGGAAGAGTTGAGGACTGCAATATCTGACAGATATGCTCAGGACATGGGAGAGAACTGCATCACCCAGTAA
- the C23H1orf232 gene encoding uncharacterized protein C1orf232 homolog, which produces MKPPDLRVPPAPLPALRRSGPAEPLAMAQGFWRLYKAKVLQTLGGPRPDGALQDEGDPPELMETAEPPALMEEGASPVSQLARKVQGVGARGWRTLSSLFTREDEHQLLSPEPCPDHPLATEPSEVPHAEKAPGFWDLFATKWQQASGPDKGVPPPEPDESPGEPPGDDGSDLREPEEGAFHWGFLAGKLAEIRNKNAPKGN; this is translated from the exons ATGAAGCCACCGGATCTGCGGGTcccgcccgccccgctgcccgcgctccgccgctccggccccgctgAGCCCCTCGCCATGGCCCAGGGCTTCTGGCGGCTCTACAAGGCCAAAGTGCTGCAGACCCTGGGGGGGCCGCGGCCGGACGGGGCCCTGCAGGACGAG GGAGACCCCCCCGAGCTGATGGAGACGGCCGAGCCCCCCGCGCTGATGGAGGAGGGAGCCAGCCCCGTGTCCCAGCTGGCCAGGaag GTGCAGGGCGTGGGTGCCCGGGGCTGGCGGACGCTCTCATCCCTGTTCACCCGCGAGGACGAGCACCAGCTGCTCAGCCCGGAGCCCTGCCCGGACCA ccctctgGCCACTGAGCCCTCCGAGGTGCCCCACGCCGAGAAGGCACCCGGATTTTGGGATCTCTTTGCTACCAAGTGGCAGCAGGCGTCGGGGCCGGACAAGGGGGTGCCCCCCCCGGAGCCGGAtgagagccctggggagccgCCGGGTGACGACGGCAGCGACCTGCGGGAGCCAGAGGAAGGGGCCTTCCACTGGGGCTTCCTGGCTGGCAAACTGGCCGAAATCCGGAATAAAAACGCCCCCAAGGGCAACTAG
- the FAM110D gene encoding protein FAM110D, which yields MVPLGSPTLRLVAPGRGSPLAWLNRGPECSGGSGGRRPSAVERLEADKAKYVKSQQVISRRQEPALRGSPRLSPHGRRLLARQQCGELCPGPELGREGPRKMPCPPSPVSRRSGSRRLLRPDSLIIYRQKRDCLAGDKENSKGSGLVRRLFQGPLWDRAPSSPPARALGEGPRAPPSPETPMLWAPAEKEEARTAGGDSGGDSGGIFSAPGSPAEQSPGAPGKEPLALRVSLPLSEQERFFNYCGLDRALVELLGRERFGPAGWDSASARAPGSCESEPGRASGGSEGGAGPGEEEPDTRPGCAVSVVERNARVIKWLYGCQRAWAAAKESTV from the coding sequence ATGGTGCCCTTGGGCAGCCCCACTCTGCGCCTCGTGGCCCCCGGGCGCGGCTCGCCCCTGGCCTGGCTGAACCGGGGCCCCGAGTGCtcggggggcagcgggggccGCAGACCCAGCGCCGTGGAGCGCCTGGAGGCCGACAAGGCCAAGTACGTGAAGTCGCAGCAGGTGatcagcaggaggcaggagccGGCGCTGCGGGGCTCGCCCCGGCTGTCCCCGCACGGTCGCCGCCTGCTCGCCCGGCAGCAGTGCGGGGAGCTGTGCCCGGGCCCGGAGCTCGGCCGGGAGGGCCCGCGGAAGATGCCGTGCCCCCCGTCCCCCGTGTCGCGCCGCAGCGGCAGCAGGCGCCTGCTGAGACCCGACTCGCTCATCATCTACCGGCAGAAACGGGACTGCCTGGCCGGGGACAAGGAGAACAGCAAGGGCTCGGGGCTGGTGCGGCGCCTCTTCCAGGGACCCCTATGGGACAGAGCGCCCAGCTCTCCCCCCGCCAGGGCGCTGGGCGAGGGGCCCAGAGCCCCCCCGAGCCCCGAGACCCCCATGCTGTGGGCGCCTGCGGAGAAGGAGGAGGCGCGGACAGCGGGAGGTGACAGCGGCGGTGACAGCGGCGGCATCTTCTCCGCGCCCGGCAGCCCCGCGGAGCAGAGCCCCGGTGCCCCCGGCAAGGAGCCGCTGGCTCTGCGCGTGTCGCTGCCGCTGTCGGAGCAGGAGCGCTTCTTCAACTACTGCGGGCTGGACCGGGCgctggtggagctgctgggccGGGAGCGCTTCGGGCCGGCGGGCTGGGACAGCGCCTCGGCCCGAGCCCCCGGATCCTGCGAGTCCGAGCCCGGGAGAGCCTCGGGGGGCAGCGaggggggcgcggggccgggcgaGGAGGAACCGGACACCCGGCCGGGCTGCGCCGTCTCGGTGGTGGAGCGCAACGCCCGTGTCATCAAGTGGCTCTACGGCTGCCAGAGAGCCTGGGCGGCGGCCAAGGAGTCCACGGTGTGA
- the CEP85 gene encoding centrosomal protein of 85 kDa isoform X2 codes for MPSTLGASPSKLCPAGEQGSAKPAVPACAPEHPGLTRNGDFSTGKSQVPPRDLLHLCRAPGQNSCEHSWPPAADHRTEDAWKFDTPAIEQTLNQSLFLDSLCTDPLHRCQKFTPSSEAGKEHYKVLPESKQGVNGASEPRDGTWPRGSRLMPAGLQANNFYSKPVVAPPAQVWMQEGCTLHPHQGVCELSAWKQQLDKVRLQVEQMQLQNGGTCPHSSMYSPSLPAPDPAQWINILNSNENLLKEKELLIDRQRQYISQLEQKVRESELQVHSALLGCPASYGDVCMLRMQELQQENTFLRAQFTEKTESLSNEKVELERKLAAAEVDVKLLRESLKETVQKHAEELKKQEERVKGRDKHINNLKKKCQKESEQNKERQQRIETLERYLADLPTLEDHQKQSQKLKESELKATALQETVLALETELGDVQAAFREQELQLETQKHKEMELQSTVHSLQDKLQQYAKNAKRGPPAQDEERQNMEHDSLKKEFDCLKKIVDKRQKKMEQLSLLIKNLEERVAQEEGTSQALKEEGMRRETALRAAVKELSLQNQDLIEKNLTLQEQLQQAQLTAQPLPADTAHLAQELHGELAICLQDLQSVYSIVTQRAQGKDPNLSLLLGIHSVQYPVKEKDDLLSPDGLAKKLVEVKQLHKEVEELRTAISDRYAQDMGENCITQ; via the exons ATGCCTTCCACGCTGGGAGCCTCTCCCTCcaagctgtgccctgcaggggagcagggctctgcaaaGCCTGCCgtgccagcctgtgcccctgAGCACCCAGGGCTCACCAGGAACGGGGATTTCAGCACTGGGAAATCCCAGGTGCCTCCCAGGGACCTCCTGCacctctgcagggctccagggcagAACTCCTGTGAGCACTCCTGGCCTCCTGCTGCTGATCACAGGACAGAAGACGCCTGGAAGTTTGACACCCCTGCCATCGAGCAGACCCTGAACCAGTCTCTGTTTCTGGACAGTCTGTGCACCGACCCTCTGCACAGGTGCCAGAAGTTCACCCCAAGCTctgaggcagggaaggagcattACAAGGTGCTGCCAGAGAGCAAACAGGGGGTCAATGGAGCCAGCGAGCCCCGGGACGGGACGTGGCCCAGGGGGAGCAGGCTGATGCCAGCAGGACTCCAGGCCAACAATTTCTATTCCAAACCTGTAGTAGCTCCCCCAGCCCAAGTGTGGATGCAGGAAGGCTGCACACTGCACCCCCACCAGGGAGTCTGTGAGCTCAGTGCctggaaacagcagctggacaaagtgaggctgcaggtggagcAGATGCAG TTACAAAATGGAGGCACCTGCCCCCATTCCTCCATGtactccccatccctgcctgcacctgACCCAGCTCAGTGGATCAATATCCTGAACTCCAATGAAAACCTGCTCAAGGAGAAAGAGCTCCTCATTGACAG ACAAAGGCAGtacatttcccagctggagcagaaggTCCGGGAGAGTGAGCTGCAGGTTCAcagtgccctgctgggctgcccagcCTCCTATGGAGACGTCTGCATGCTGAGGATGCAG gagctgcagcaggagaacaCGTTCCTGCGAGCACAGTTCACAGAGAAGACTGAGTCCCTCAGTAATGAGAAGgtggagctggagaggaagttggctgctgcagaggtggaTGTGAAGCTGCTCCGGGAGTCTCTGAAGGAAACAGTGCAGAAACATGCAGAGGAGCtaaagaaacaggaagaaagg GTAAAGGGAAGAGACAAACACATTAATAACCTTAAAAAGAAATGCCAGAAGGAAtctgaacaaaacaaagagagaCAGCAGAGAATTGAGACCCTGGAACGATACCTGGCTGATCTTCCAACCCTTGAGGACCACCAGAAACAGAGTCAGAAG CTGAAGGAATCTGAGCTGAAGGCTACTGCCCTGCAGGAAACAGTGCTGGCACTGGAAACAGAGCTTGGAGATGTCCAGGCTGCTTTCAGAGAGCAAGAGCTACAGCTTGAAACCCAAAAACACAAGGAGATGGAGCTTCAGTCCACTGTGCACAG CTTGCAGGACAAGTTACAGCAGTATGCAAAGAATGCAAAGAGAGGACCCCCTGCCCAGGATGAGGAGAGGCAGAACATGGAACATGACTCTCTGAAGAAGGAGTTTGACTGTCTCAAGAAG ATTGTGGACAAAAGGCAGAAGAAGATGGAGCAGTTATCCTTGCTAATCAAG AACCTGGAGGAACGGGTGGCCCAGGAGGAGGGGACAAGCCAAGCTCTGAAAGAGGAGGGGATGAGAAGGGAAACTGCTCTCCGGGCTGCTGTGAAAGAG ctgtccctgcagaacCAGGACCTGATTGAGAAGAACCTgacactgcaggagcagctgcagcaggccCAGCtgacagcccagcccctgcctgctgaCACAGCCCAcctggcccaggagctgcacgGGGAGCTGGCCATCTGCCTGCAGGATTTACAGTCTGTCTACAGCATTGTCACCCAGAGGGCTCAGGGCAAGGACCCCaacctctctctgctcctgggcaTTCACT CTGTGCAGTACCCTGTGAAGGAGAAGGATGACCTACTGAGCCCTGATGGACTGGCCAAGAAACTGGTGGAGGTAAAACAGCTTCACAAAGAGGTGGAAGAGTTGAGGACTGCAATATCTGACAGATATGCTCAGGACATGGGAGAGAACTGCATCACCCAGTAA
- the CNKSR1 gene encoding connector enhancer of kinase suppressor of ras 1, producing MEPVRCWGPAQAAAWLRGLDAAVQGYPFEAWGLSGPELLGLDAPALEALGVWPVGHQELLLEATEQLRNLDTGLASTSLRTLTERLQELAQGIQSLVEGELPAGDAPQPPSLTLLARVIDLVGAAKELFSWLNRYLFSTLNDFSASRDIILLCAQLAEMLQADLPAAERNSGILRICQHIVGICQSILGCSPLALLDRRAVLQPVGLALPPCPQGSPPLSPSTPTLLPGLWQSPPTSPDAPTLPPSQWSSPPASPDTPTPPSDLLGSPQPSLTARLGFEITSTSSCLHFVSATTSEALAAHGGHILPGDEIVQVNEQVVVGWTPANLARKLLEKGNRVTLVLKKIPLDLPGSPPSPTQQPPGAFLDAANSPGTRSGESPGSPVSLTSSIAADLDSGADSAPDPVTDEEQEEDERDLRLPGAVPAVEELPGLSGQGAAAEEVWDSGTPLDTPLDTPPSTPAVTEPCATELSPRAAPTTGAGGAEPSQLPGKGSPRTERPKGVATRLSRRRVSCRDLGRVDCDGWLLKKKDHVGFMAQKWKRCWLVLKGHTLYWYNHPNDERAAGLINVATYSLESTREQKKKYVFQLCHQTYKPFVFAAETLADLSMWVSRLVAAKTKYTLAHQAVPDKEEDCYSETEAEDPDDESPRHGSDSPRKKLQNTPEKAQLSPASSAASSPQGSPRPCSPMDPTGEDLESLMLCLRQGGVSLTGQRRFLTQEQCRKSFLRRNKNPHINERVHAVRALQSTLKAKLVELQALEQLLGEAALTSDTFRRWKEEHQELYQELREGWAGQQAQGEAGEQHSPQGEAAEP from the exons atGGAGCCCGTGCGCTGCTGGGGCCCCGCGCAGGCGGCAGCCTGGCTCCGAG ggctggacGCGGCGGTGCAGGGCTACCCCTTCGAGGCCTGGGGGCTCTCGGGGccggagctgctggggctggacgCGCCGGCCCTGGAGGCACTGGGCGTGTGGCCCGTGGgacaccaggagctgctgctggaggccaCGGAGCAGCTCCGTAACCTG gacacagggctggcGAGCACCAGCCTGCGGACACTGAcggagaggctgcaggagctggcacagggcatCCAGAGCCTGGTGGagggggagctgccagcaggggaTGCCCCCCAGCCGCCTTCCCTCACCCTCCTGGCCCGAGTCATCGACCTGGTCGGGGCTGCCAAGGAACTCTTCTCCTGGCTCAACAG GTACCTCTTCTCCACCCTCAACGACTTTTCGGCCAGCCGGGACatcatcctgctctgtgcccagctggcagagatgctgcaggcg GACCTTCCTGCTGCCGAGAGGAACAGCGGGATCCTGCGGATT TGCCAGCACATCGTGGGCATCTGCCagagcatcctgggctgcagccccctggcactgctggaccgcagggctgtgctgcagcccgTGGGGCTGGCGCTGCCCCCCTGCCCACAGGGCAGCCCCCCGCtgtcccccagcaccccaaCGCTGCTCCCTGGCCTGTGGCAGAGCCCCCCAACATCCCCTGATGCGCCAACGCTGCCCCCCAGCCAATGGAGCAGCCCCCCAGCATCCCCTGACACCCCAACACCACCCTCTGATCTCCTGGGGAGCCCCCAGCCATCCCTCACTGCCCGACTG GGCTTTGAGATCacctccaccagctcctgcctgcacttTGTGTCTGCAACCACCTCAGAG GCCCTGGCTGCCCATGGGGGCCACATCCTGCCCGGAGATGAGATCGTGCAGGTCAACGAGCAGGTGGTG GTGGGTTGGACACCTGCCAACCTGGCGaggaagctgctggagaaggggaaCAGGGTGACTTTGGTGCTGAAAAAGATTCCCCTCGACCTGCCTGGCTCACCCCCTTCTCCCACGCAGCAG CCCCCAGGAGCATTTTTGGATGCTGCAAATTCCCCTGGCACCAGGAGTGGTGAGAGCCCGGGCAGCCCTGTATCCTTGACCTCCAG CATTGCGGCCGACTTGGACTCGGGAGCAGACTCTGCCCCGGATCCTGTCACTGACGAGGAGCAGGAAGAGGACGAGCGGGATCTGAGGCTGcccggggctgtcccagctgtggaggagctgccaggactGTCTGGACAGG gtgctgctgcagaggaggtgTGGGACAGTGGCACCCCCCTGGACACCCCCCTGGACACCCCCCCGAGCACCCCTGCTGTCACTGAGCCCTGTgccacagagctgagccccagggcagcccccaccacgggggctgggggagcagagcccagccagctcCCTGGGAAG ggcagcccccgCACGGAACGACCCAAAg gagtGGCCACCAGGCTGAGCCGCCGGCGGGTCTCGTGCCGGGACCTGGGCCGGGTGGACTGCGATGGGTGGCTGCTCAAGAAGAAGGACCACGTGGGGTTCATGGCCCAGAAGTGGAAGCGGTGCTGGCTGGTGCTCAAGGGCCACACACTCTACTGGTACAACCACCCCAAT GATGAGAGGGCTGCAGGACTCATCAACGTGGCCACCTACAGCCTGGAGAGCACCAGGGAGCAGAAGAAGAAATA tgtgttccagctgtgccaccagaCGTACAAGCcctttgtttttgctgctgaaaCCTTGGCTGACCTGAGCAT gtgGGTCAGTCGCCTGGTAGCAGCCAAAACAAAGTACACACTGGCCCACCAGGCAGTGCCAGACAAGGAAGAAG ACTGCTATAGTGAGACAGAAGCTGAGGACCCTGATGATGAGTCCCCCAGGCATGGATCCGACTCG CCAAGGAAGAAGCTGCAGAACACCCCAGAGAAGgctcagctctccccagccagcagtgcagccagcagcccccagggcagcccccGGCCCTGCTCCCCCATGG ACCCCACAGGGGAGGATCTGGAGAGCCTGATGCTGTGCCTGAGGCAGGGCGGGGTGTCCCTCACGGGGCAGCGGCGCTTCCTGACGCAGGAGCAGTGCCGCAAATCCTTCCTGCGGCGCAACAAGAACCCGCACATCAACGAGAGGGTGCACGCCGTGCGGGCCCTGCAGAGCACGCTCAAG GCGAagctggtggagctgcaggccctggagcagctgctgggagaggccGCGCTCACCTCGGACACCTTCAGGCGCTGGAaggaggagcaccaggagctgtaCCAGGAGCTGcgggagggctgggcagggcagcaggccCAGggggaggctggagagcagcacagcccccagggagaggcagctgagccctgA
- the ZNF593 gene encoding zinc finger protein 593 has translation MSPRNGRRTGAHRAHSLARQLKTKRRRRDLDEIHADLKPENAARLLRQEIDPDLPGCAQFYCLHCARYFVDLNSMKEHFRSKVHKKRLKQLREAPYTQEEAERAAGMGSYVPPKKVEVQTQPLEEVTEMETSG, from the exons ATGTCGCCGCGGAACGGGCGCCGCACCGGAGCGCACCGCGCGCACTCGCTCGCCCGGCAGCTGAAGACGAAGCGGCGCCGGCGCGACCTGGACGAGATCCACGCGGACCTGAAGCCCGAGAACGCGGCGCGGCTGCTGCGGCAGGAGATCGACCCCGACCTGCCGGGCTGCGCCCAGTTCTACTGCCTGCACTGCGC GCGCTATTTCGTGGACCTGAACAGCATGAAGGAGCACTTCAGATCCAAGGTGCACAAGAAGAG GCTGAAGCAGCTCCGCGAGGCTCCGTACACGCAGGAGGAGGCTGAACGAGCCGCTGGGATGGGCTCCTACGTCCCCCCAAAGAAGGTGGAGGTGCAGACCCAGCCCCTCGAGGAGGTCACCGAGATGGAGACGTCcggctga